A section of the Bacillota bacterium genome encodes:
- a CDS encoding SagB/ThcOx family dehydrogenase, translating to MSGAAGPQFMEKTTYRQMGPSDQEKGLPQPPLEKPVAAARRRIDLPDPRTVPVTAIDLTAAIAARVSTRKFAAAPMTLGELSYLLWATQGVRQVTIRPTTLRTVPSAGARHPFETYLLVNRVAGLPPGLYRYLAIDHKLVEEDRSEGIADRVLDASLRQQFLVEGAATFIWVAVAYRSFWRYGERSYRYLHLDAGHVAQSLYLAVQAVGGGCCVVGAYDDEAVNAAIGLDGVEEFVIYMAGVGKTGG from the coding sequence ATGTCAGGGGCCGCCGGTCCGCAATTCATGGAGAAGACCACGTATCGGCAAATGGGTCCGTCGGATCAGGAGAAGGGGCTGCCCCAGCCGCCCTTGGAGAAGCCGGTCGCGGCGGCCCGGCGCCGGATCGACTTGCCCGACCCGAGGACGGTTCCGGTGACGGCCATCGATCTGACGGCGGCCATCGCCGCCCGGGTCAGCACGCGGAAGTTCGCCGCCGCCCCGATGACCCTGGGCGAGCTGTCCTATCTTCTCTGGGCCACGCAGGGAGTCAGGCAAGTGACCATCCGACCGACCACCCTCAGGACCGTGCCCTCGGCCGGAGCCCGTCACCCCTTCGAGACCTACCTCCTGGTCAACCGGGTCGCCGGGCTGCCGCCCGGGCTCTATCGTTACCTGGCCATCGATCACAAGCTGGTGGAGGAAGACCGGAGCGAGGGGATCGCCGACAGGGTCCTCGACGCCTCCCTGCGGCAGCAGTTCTTGGTCGAAGGGGCGGCGACTTTCATCTGGGTCGCCGTGGCCTACCGGAGCTTCTGGCGGTATGGCGAGCGCTCCTATCGTTACCTGCACCTTGACGCCGGGCACGTGGCCCAGAGCCTGTACCTGGCGGTCCAGGCCGTGGGAGGCGGCTGTTGCGTGGTTGGGGCCTACGACGACGAAGCGGTCAACGCGGCGATCGGCCTCGATGGGGTCGAGGAGTTCGTCATCTACATGGCCGGGGTTGGGAAGACCGGCGGCTGA